The Sphingobium aromaticiconvertens genome has a segment encoding these proteins:
- a CDS encoding TonB-dependent receptor domain-containing protein — protein sequence MSKPLSLARLLLISTALVAPAAMAQNTPTGAGPDQSTTSGVPTASEEADAQAGNVDVSIPGADIIVTGRRTTNVSQNAPQVVNVLSAADIKRTGEGDIAGSLQRVTGLSVASGGFVYVRGLGDRYSLALLNGSPLPSPEPLKRVVPLDIFPTSVIASTLVQKTFSANFPGEFGGGVINLTTKAIPTESYFEIGMGSSANTETSGQLGYTHYGSKSDWTGFDDGSRDVPPALKQAFASGKPFADMTRPELQGIAMQFLNAKTSVVQRTNSLPFNFSGSINAGTATDIGSDGRLGIIATASYGNKWRTRDNIQQASLDLTQPTGKNFEQVMTDNQVTVNGLIGVGLELGKQKLRWTNLYIRDTLKRSAIAIGQNDGALLGADYLNQSTAWYERQLIDTQLVGEFEIGDALSLDLRGGYANSQREAPYEREFTYVRSNRDLAVDPVGDRFINALNRQRGDASVTFSDLNEDLWSGGWDLSYKFSPAFTATIGYAYTNTKRTSSRYELHYDATNLPIPVQQQRPDYLTSDATIQLFDLSLLDFTGNYPVYDASLRVHAGYAQVQAEIVPGLSLNAGVRYENGKQGVTGVDVYNTGVTPFQQIRNDYWLPAATLTIEAAKGVQVRISGSKTIARPQFRELIAQPYVDTESNRFYRGNPFLQDSELWNADLRVEWYMGRDERLTGAVFYKKIDNPIETYTTINDSYSVTSSFANAPEATLYGAEIEAQKYIPLDTMSESPFFQSRRIVLIGNYTYTQSKLKVKEGDTTIPYTYTAGGLPAASDYFMNGAPLTGQSDHLVNFQIGLEDTDRLSQQTLLLTYASDRVTSRGPNLQPDIKERPGLTLDFVARQGVLLPGGINSEVKFEARNITGRTYKEFQELGDTQVFYNKYKLGTTIAASFSVAF from the coding sequence ATGTCGAAGCCGTTGAGCTTGGCGCGCCTGCTTCTGATCTCCACCGCGCTGGTCGCGCCTGCCGCGATGGCCCAGAATACGCCCACGGGCGCCGGTCCCGACCAGTCCACCACTTCGGGCGTGCCGACTGCTTCTGAAGAGGCGGATGCGCAGGCCGGCAATGTCGACGTATCGATCCCCGGTGCGGACATCATCGTCACCGGCCGCCGCACGACCAACGTGTCGCAAAACGCGCCGCAGGTGGTAAACGTCCTGTCCGCTGCAGATATCAAGCGCACGGGTGAAGGCGACATCGCCGGATCGCTCCAGCGTGTGACCGGCCTGTCGGTCGCGTCAGGCGGCTTCGTCTATGTCCGTGGCCTTGGTGACCGTTATTCGCTGGCGCTGCTGAACGGTTCGCCGCTTCCCAGCCCCGAACCACTCAAGCGCGTTGTGCCGCTGGACATTTTTCCGACCAGCGTGATCGCATCGACCCTGGTGCAGAAAACTTTTTCGGCCAATTTCCCCGGCGAGTTCGGCGGCGGCGTCATCAACCTGACGACCAAGGCGATCCCGACCGAAAGCTATTTCGAGATCGGCATGGGCAGTTCCGCCAATACCGAAACGTCCGGCCAACTGGGCTATACCCATTATGGCAGCAAGTCCGACTGGACCGGCTTTGACGATGGGTCGCGCGACGTGCCGCCCGCGCTGAAGCAGGCCTTCGCCAGCGGCAAACCGTTCGCCGACATGACGCGCCCGGAACTTCAGGGCATCGCCATGCAGTTCCTGAACGCCAAGACGTCGGTGGTGCAGCGCACCAACAGCCTGCCGTTCAACTTTTCCGGCTCGATCAACGCGGGTACGGCGACCGACATCGGCAGCGATGGCCGTCTGGGCATCATCGCCACCGCCTCTTATGGTAACAAGTGGCGGACCCGCGACAATATCCAGCAGGCCTCGCTGGACCTGACGCAGCCGACCGGCAAGAATTTCGAGCAGGTCATGACCGACAATCAGGTGACGGTGAACGGCCTGATCGGTGTCGGGCTGGAACTGGGCAAGCAGAAACTGCGCTGGACCAACCTCTATATCCGCGACACGTTGAAGCGTTCCGCGATTGCGATCGGTCAGAATGACGGCGCCCTGCTGGGTGCGGACTATCTGAATCAGTCGACTGCCTGGTATGAGCGTCAGTTGATCGACACGCAGCTGGTTGGTGAATTTGAGATCGGTGATGCCCTAAGCCTGGACCTGCGCGGCGGCTATGCCAATTCGCAGCGCGAGGCGCCCTATGAGCGTGAGTTCACCTATGTCCGGTCCAACCGCGATCTGGCGGTCGATCCGGTGGGTGATCGGTTCATCAATGCGCTCAACCGCCAGCGCGGCGACGCTTCGGTCACGTTCAGCGATCTGAACGAGGATCTGTGGTCGGGTGGGTGGGATCTGTCCTATAAATTCTCGCCCGCCTTCACGGCTACGATCGGCTATGCCTATACCAATACGAAGCGCACCTCCTCGCGCTACGAGCTGCATTATGACGCGACCAACCTGCCGATCCCGGTGCAGCAGCAGCGTCCGGATTATCTGACGTCGGATGCAACGATCCAGTTGTTCGACCTCAGCCTGCTCGATTTCACGGGCAACTATCCGGTCTATGACGCCAGCCTGCGCGTCCATGCGGGCTATGCGCAGGTGCAGGCAGAGATCGTGCCGGGCCTGTCGCTCAACGCCGGCGTGCGCTATGAAAATGGCAAGCAGGGCGTGACCGGCGTCGATGTCTACAACACCGGCGTGACCCCGTTCCAGCAGATCCGCAACGATTACTGGCTGCCCGCCGCAACCCTGACGATCGAAGCGGCCAAGGGCGTGCAGGTTCGCATCAGCGGGTCGAAGACCATCGCACGGCCCCAGTTCCGCGAACTGATCGCCCAGCCTTATGTCGATACCGAATCCAACCGCTTCTATCGCGGCAACCCGTTCCTGCAGGACAGCGAGCTGTGGAATGCCGACCTGCGCGTCGAATGGTATATGGGGCGTGACGAGCGGCTGACCGGCGCGGTCTTCTACAAGAAGATCGACAATCCGATCGAAACCTACACGACGATCAACGACAGCTATTCGGTGACGAGCAGCTTCGCAAACGCGCCAGAGGCGACCCTTTACGGTGCGGAGATCGAAGCGCAGAAATATATTCCGCTCGATACCATGTCGGAATCGCCCTTCTTCCAGAGCCGCCGCATCGTCCTGATCGGCAACTATACCTATACCCAGTCCAAGCTGAAGGTGAAGGAAGGCGACACGACCATTCCCTATACTTACACGGCTGGCGGCTTACCTGCCGCCTCCGACTATTTCATGAACGGTGCGCCGTTGACGGGCCAGTCGGATCATCTGGTGAATTTCCAGATCGGTCTGGAGGATACGGACAGACTGTCGCAGCAGACGCTGTTGCTGACCTATGCCAGCGACCGCGTCACCAGCCGCGGCCCGAACCTGCAGCCTGATATCAAGGAACGGCCGGGCCTGACGCTGGACTTCGTGGCGCGGCAGGGCGTGTTGCTGCCCGGCGGCATCAACAGCGAAGTGAAGTTCGAGGCGCGTAACATCACTGGCCGGACCTACAAGGAATTCCAGGAACTGGGCGACACCCAGGTCTTCTACAATAAATATAAGCTGGGGACCACGATCGCGGCATCGTTCAGCGTCGCCTTCTGA
- a CDS encoding 2OG-Fe(II) oxygenase: MTDATSIASQDADPVRIAALPRVQRVPSKELALFIRRDFLDAMECAALIERIETNRRPSTIADANGDGSFRTSETCDLDAADPVVAAIDAKLAQFAGIDPAHGEPIQGQRYAPGQEFKAHTDYFDPKGADFLKYCTGVGNRTWTLMVYLNDPQAGGATRFPKIGKTVQPETGKLLAWNNRLGPGAYNAASLHHGMKVRAGVKYIITKWYREQPWR, encoded by the coding sequence ATGACCGACGCCACCTCCATTGCCTCTCAGGACGCCGATCCAGTCCGGATCGCCGCCCTGCCCAGGGTTCAGCGCGTGCCCAGCAAAGAGCTGGCCCTGTTCATCCGCCGCGACTTTCTGGACGCAATGGAATGTGCGGCGCTTATCGAGCGGATCGAAACGAACCGTCGCCCCTCCACCATCGCCGACGCAAACGGCGACGGCTCCTTCCGCACCAGCGAGACGTGCGACCTCGATGCCGCCGACCCGGTCGTTGCCGCCATTGACGCAAAGCTCGCCCAGTTTGCGGGCATAGATCCCGCCCATGGCGAACCGATCCAGGGCCAGCGCTATGCGCCCGGCCAGGAGTTCAAGGCGCATACCGACTATTTCGACCCGAAAGGTGCGGATTTCCTCAAATATTGCACCGGCGTCGGTAATCGCACCTGGACGCTGATGGTCTATCTCAACGACCCGCAGGCGGGCGGCGCGACCCGCTTTCCCAAGATCGGCAAGACCGTCCAGCCCGAAACCGGCAAGCTCCTTGCGTGGAACAACCGCCTTGGTCCTGGCGCCTATAATGCCGCCAGCCTGCATCATGGTATGAAAGTCCGGGCGGGCGTCAAATATATCATCACCAAATGGTATCGCGAGCAGCCCTGGCGCTAA
- a CDS encoding type II secretion system protein N: protein MRVPGRERLDGWRLRAVPVNWLSVAEMALLAGVALQAARLIWAVMTPFGPAGPWEGRQAEILAPAAREALFSSFDPFFRGDTPQGGNVVVTSLALTVYGIRLNEGSGLGSAIIATPDGIQNSFAVGDEIMPGVVLKGVAFDHVTIDRGGAEEQVFIDQSTPAPEAPPGAGEVAAVAQSPMAPPPQPPLGSPTSEMLKRDVGFAPRTQNGRVTGLVLQSRGPGFAAAGFQPGDIVTQVNGRVIGSGGDLAVLQNQIAPGARISLMVERGAAVVPIALTLQGQ, encoded by the coding sequence ATGCGCGTTCCGGGGCGAGAGAGACTGGATGGATGGCGACTGCGCGCAGTCCCGGTGAACTGGTTGTCAGTCGCCGAAATGGCGCTGTTGGCCGGTGTGGCGCTTCAGGCGGCGCGGCTCATATGGGCGGTGATGACGCCGTTCGGGCCAGCGGGGCCATGGGAAGGGCGGCAGGCCGAGATTCTGGCGCCCGCCGCGCGGGAGGCGCTATTCTCCAGCTTCGATCCCTTTTTCCGGGGCGATACGCCGCAAGGGGGCAATGTCGTCGTCACGTCGCTGGCGCTCACGGTTTATGGCATCCGCCTCAATGAAGGGTCCGGCTTGGGATCGGCGATCATCGCGACGCCCGACGGCATCCAGAACAGCTTTGCCGTGGGTGATGAGATCATGCCGGGCGTGGTGTTGAAGGGCGTCGCTTTCGATCATGTGACGATCGACCGGGGTGGCGCGGAGGAGCAGGTCTTCATCGACCAGTCCACGCCCGCGCCGGAAGCGCCTCCGGGAGCAGGCGAAGTGGCCGCAGTTGCGCAGTCGCCGATGGCCCCGCCGCCCCAACCGCCCCTTGGCAGTCCGACGTCCGAAATGTTGAAGCGCGATGTCGGTTTCGCGCCCCGGACCCAGAATGGCCGCGTGACGGGTCTGGTGCTCCAGTCCAGGGGACCGGGTTTTGCCGCCGCGGGCTTCCAGCCCGGCGACATCGTGACCCAGGTCAATGGCAGGGTGATCGGATCGGGCGGTGATCTCGCCGTCCTTCAGAACCAGATCGCGCCGGGTGCGCGCATTTCCCTGATGGTGGAGCGCGGCGCGGCCGTGGTGCCCATCGCCCTTACGTTGCAAGGCCAATGA
- the gspD gene encoding type II secretion system secretin GspD, translating into MTRYFLTASAALALVLAAPVHAQQTLNVRDADIRAFIQDAARVTGRTFIIDNRVQGKVSVVTDRPLSRSEYFEIFLSTLRANGLVAIPGPGGAYRVQPADGAAGQPSSVGSAANRNSFVTEVFRLRSIDAASALETLRPLVSKDGSVTANRAGNSVVVADYADNISRIRQVIARVDRDTSTSQVVMLKNAGAREIATSLQALVAGGGGEGAAPSASTVVPIDSSNAIALRGDAGTVARLAEMARNLDRQAASGTEIRVYWLEHADAEKLLPVLQQLVGQASSSISATTPSAAPSASAAPTTSAVPTAAASASSSSGGGISTRGPAIVTRYEGANAIIVAANSDVQRMLGETIRQLDTRREQVLVEAIIVEIGDIAARNLGVQFLIGSTKTGFAATNYSNASPNLLTLAGAIGANELGTTETVVVAPDGTRTTTTTRENGDLASSLQQAAVDSLRNATGGFGGIATGLGNNGLFGAIINAVRSDSTSNLLSTPSVMTLDNQKASILVGQQVPVTTGEALSQNFDNQFRTVQRQDVGIKLEVKPQINTGGAIKLFLKQEVSSVAGPVSNNSSDLIINKREIETTVTVDDGEILALGGLLDDNERRTIERIPLLSDIPGIGELFKSRSRSKTKTNLMVFIRPTILRSKEDARRLTQQRYGYVRDMQMRRSPDTEPTIDELVRDYMGATPPLPVDGPGQVVAPPAGSVPPPQVIEPETRQSSSVVRPVELPASGVKP; encoded by the coding sequence ATGACCAGATATTTCCTGACCGCTTCCGCCGCCCTCGCGCTCGTGCTGGCGGCCCCTGTTCATGCCCAGCAAACGCTGAATGTACGCGATGCGGACATCCGCGCCTTCATTCAGGATGCGGCGCGGGTGACGGGGCGCACCTTCATCATCGACAATCGGGTGCAGGGGAAGGTGTCGGTCGTGACCGACCGGCCGCTCAGCCGGTCCGAATATTTCGAGATTTTTCTGTCTACGCTGCGGGCCAACGGACTGGTGGCGATACCGGGACCGGGCGGCGCCTATCGTGTGCAGCCTGCTGACGGAGCGGCAGGACAACCCAGTTCGGTGGGCAGCGCGGCCAATCGCAACAGCTTTGTAACCGAAGTCTTCCGCCTGCGGTCGATCGATGCGGCGTCGGCGCTGGAAACGCTGCGGCCATTGGTCAGCAAAGACGGGTCGGTGACGGCCAACCGGGCGGGCAACAGCGTGGTCGTCGCTGACTATGCCGATAATATTTCACGAATCCGGCAAGTGATTGCGCGCGTGGACCGCGACACATCCACATCCCAGGTGGTGATGCTGAAAAATGCCGGAGCGCGAGAGATCGCGACGTCGCTTCAGGCGTTGGTGGCCGGTGGTGGAGGCGAGGGGGCTGCCCCCTCCGCCTCAACCGTCGTGCCGATCGACAGCAGCAACGCAATCGCCCTTCGCGGCGATGCGGGCACCGTGGCGCGACTGGCGGAAATGGCGCGCAACCTTGACCGGCAGGCCGCCAGCGGGACCGAAATCCGGGTTTACTGGCTGGAACATGCCGATGCTGAAAAGCTGTTGCCGGTATTGCAGCAACTTGTCGGGCAGGCGTCTTCCAGCATCAGCGCGACGACGCCCAGTGCTGCGCCTTCTGCGAGCGCGGCACCGACGACATCCGCCGTTCCGACTGCTGCGGCCTCGGCATCCTCTTCATCGGGCGGCGGCATATCGACACGCGGCCCGGCGATCGTCACCCGCTATGAGGGCGCGAACGCGATCATCGTCGCGGCCAATAGCGACGTGCAGCGGATGCTGGGCGAGACGATCCGCCAGTTGGACACACGGCGCGAACAGGTGCTGGTAGAGGCGATCATTGTCGAGATTGGCGACATTGCCGCGCGCAATCTGGGCGTGCAGTTCCTGATCGGCAGCACCAAGACGGGCTTTGCCGCAACCAACTATTCCAACGCCTCGCCCAATCTGCTGACGCTGGCGGGGGCCATCGGCGCTAACGAACTGGGTACGACTGAAACGGTCGTCGTCGCACCCGATGGCACGCGCACCACCACGACGACGCGCGAAAACGGCGACCTGGCCAGCAGCCTCCAGCAAGCAGCGGTCGACAGCCTTCGCAATGCGACGGGCGGCTTTGGCGGGATTGCGACGGGCCTTGGCAATAACGGCCTGTTCGGGGCGATCATCAACGCCGTGCGATCGGATTCTACCAGCAACCTTCTGTCCACACCCTCGGTCATGACGCTGGACAACCAGAAGGCGTCGATCCTGGTCGGCCAGCAGGTGCCGGTCACGACCGGCGAAGCGCTTTCCCAGAATTTCGACAATCAGTTCCGTACCGTGCAGCGGCAGGATGTCGGTATCAAGCTGGAGGTGAAGCCCCAGATCAACACCGGCGGCGCGATTAAATTGTTCCTGAAGCAGGAGGTGAGCAGCGTCGCCGGACCGGTCAGCAACAACAGCAGCGACCTGATCATCAACAAGCGCGAGATCGAGACGACCGTCACGGTGGATGATGGCGAGATATTGGCGCTGGGTGGCCTGCTGGATGACAATGAGCGGCGGACGATCGAGCGTATCCCGCTCTTGTCGGACATTCCCGGCATTGGCGAACTGTTCAAGTCACGCAGCCGCAGCAAGACCAAGACGAACCTGATGGTCTTCATCCGGCCGACGATCCTGCGAAGCAAGGAGGATGCGCGTCGCCTGACGCAGCAGCGCTATGGCTATGTCCGCGACATGCAGATGCGGCGCAGCCCCGATACGGAGCCGACCATCGACGAACTGGTCCGCGACTATATGGGCGCGACACCGCCGCTGCCGGTCGATGGTCCGGGGCAAGTGGTGGCTCCGCCCGCCGGGTCCGTCCCGCCGCCGCAAGTGATCGAACCCGAAACGCGGCAATCCAGCAGCGTCGTGCGACCCGTCGAACTTCCGGCCAGCGGAGTGAAGCCGTGA
- the gspE gene encoding type II secretion system ATPase GspE, with protein MTPYIAPRPIDIPYGFARKNGLVLLAGEGERLEIAMREGSDPRVLLEVRRHLARSFDVRFVEAAQFDKHLSERYAMDGSAAAMAGSLEMGADELDMLATDLPTADDLLDSADDAPAIRLINGIIAEAARQGVSDIHIEPYETGLVVRMRVDGVLRETLRMPPHVAPVVVSRIKVMARLDIAERRVPQDGRIGLTLGGKLLDVRVSTLPSRAGERVVLRILDKENAGMSLDLLGMAGAADRIFREGLAEPNGIILVTGPTGSGKTTTLYAGLRQLNDGSRNILTVEDPVEYAMDGVGQTQVNAKVGLTFAAGLRAILRQDPDVVMVGEIRDRETAEIAVQASLTGHLVLSTVHTNDAVGAITRMRDMRVEPFLMASTLRAVIAQRLVRRLCQHCREPVQADKSASALLGFDPGTIIYRARGCEECSGTGYKGRIGVFEAIRIDDTIRRLINDGGDESLIARHAFLNTPNLGSAARALVRDGQTTAEEAIRISRRDSPELEPELAPDG; from the coding sequence ATAACGCCGTATATCGCGCCGCGCCCGATCGACATTCCCTATGGCTTTGCGCGAAAGAACGGCCTCGTCCTGCTCGCCGGTGAGGGCGAGCGGCTGGAGATTGCCATGCGCGAAGGCAGTGATCCGCGCGTATTGCTGGAGGTCCGGCGGCATCTGGCGCGCAGTTTCGACGTTCGTTTCGTCGAAGCGGCGCAGTTCGACAAGCATCTGTCCGAACGCTATGCGATGGACGGCAGCGCGGCGGCCATGGCGGGATCGCTGGAAATGGGCGCGGACGAGCTGGACATGCTCGCCACCGACCTGCCAACCGCCGACGATTTGCTCGACAGCGCCGACGATGCACCGGCCATCCGCCTGATCAACGGCATCATCGCCGAAGCCGCGCGGCAGGGCGTCAGCGACATCCATATCGAACCCTATGAAACCGGCCTCGTCGTGCGGATGCGCGTCGATGGCGTGCTGCGGGAAACGCTGCGGATGCCGCCGCATGTCGCGCCGGTGGTCGTCAGCCGTATCAAGGTGATGGCGCGGCTGGACATTGCGGAGCGGCGTGTGCCGCAGGATGGGCGCATCGGCCTGACGCTGGGTGGCAAGCTGCTGGATGTGCGTGTCTCCACCTTGCCGAGCCGCGCGGGCGAGCGGGTCGTGCTGCGCATATTGGACAAGGAAAATGCGGGCATGTCGCTTGACCTGCTGGGCATGGCGGGGGCGGCGGACCGGATTTTCCGTGAAGGGCTGGCCGAACCGAACGGCATCATTCTGGTTACTGGACCGACCGGATCGGGCAAGACGACCACGCTCTATGCGGGCCTGCGCCAGTTGAACGATGGCAGCCGCAATATCCTGACCGTGGAAGACCCGGTCGAATATGCGATGGACGGCGTCGGGCAGACGCAGGTCAATGCGAAGGTCGGACTGACCTTCGCCGCCGGGTTGCGCGCGATTTTGCGCCAGGATCCCGACGTCGTGATGGTCGGCGAAATCCGCGACCGCGAGACTGCGGAGATCGCGGTGCAGGCGTCGCTGACGGGGCATCTGGTGCTCTCGACAGTCCACACCAATGACGCGGTGGGCGCGATCACGCGGATGCGCGACATGCGGGTTGAACCGTTCCTGATGGCCTCCACCCTGCGCGCGGTGATCGCGCAGCGACTGGTGCGGCGGCTTTGCCAGCATTGCCGGGAACCGGTGCAGGCGGACAAGTCGGCCAGCGCCTTGCTGGGCTTTGATCCGGGCACCATCATCTATCGTGCGCGTGGTTGTGAGGAGTGCAGCGGCACCGGGTACAAGGGCCGGATTGGCGTGTTCGAGGCGATCCGTATCGACGATACGATCCGCCGCCTGATCAACGATGGTGGTGACGAATCCCTGATCGCGCGCCATGCCTTCCTGAACACCCCGAACCTGGGATCTGCGGCGCGGGCGCTTGTGCGGGACGGACAGACCACGGCTGAGGAAGCAATCCGCATTTCGCGGCGGGATTCGCCCGAGCTGGAGCCTGAGTTGGCGCCCGATGGCTGA
- the gspF gene encoding type II secretion system inner membrane protein GspF — protein sequence MAEYDYIAIDPAGRERKGSVKAETIEDARARLDARKMFVVKVEPGAVAVARKRAGLSLRAARLSPKELTLFTRQLSTLVQVSPLEESLRTIGRQSEQDHVRAIVGKVHGGVMEGRRLADAMGAEPKSFPPLFRAMISAGESSGSLPTIMERLSDLMERQAVIRSKVITAIAYPSVLAGFAVCVVAALMIFVVPKVVEQFDTVGQTLPLLTRIVMGISAFLAAWWWLLLILMALAGVGAWRALKVESIRFRFDGALLRLPVIGRLIRDLHAARMARTLSTMVASRLPLMEGLSLTASTVHNRVLRRASDDIVEAIRGGGSLSAALRRAGVFPPLLVYLAASGEAAGRLDTMLERAADYLEREFDTFTGAALAMLEPIIIILMGAIVAVIILSILLPILQLQSLTGA from the coding sequence ATGGCTGAGTATGACTATATCGCGATTGATCCTGCCGGGCGCGAGCGCAAGGGCAGCGTGAAGGCCGAGACGATCGAGGACGCGCGGGCGCGGCTGGACGCGCGCAAGATGTTCGTGGTGAAGGTGGAACCGGGCGCTGTCGCCGTTGCACGGAAGCGTGCGGGCCTCTCGCTGCGCGCCGCGCGCCTGTCGCCCAAGGAACTGACGCTGTTTACGCGGCAGCTTTCGACGCTAGTGCAAGTCAGTCCACTGGAGGAATCGCTGCGGACCATCGGTCGGCAGAGCGAGCAGGATCATGTGCGCGCCATCGTCGGCAAGGTGCATGGCGGCGTGATGGAGGGGCGGCGGCTGGCCGATGCGATGGGGGCGGAACCAAAAAGCTTTCCGCCGCTGTTTCGCGCGATGATTTCTGCGGGTGAAAGCTCGGGCAGCTTGCCCACGATCATGGAACGTCTGTCCGACCTGATGGAACGGCAGGCCGTGATCCGGTCGAAAGTGATAACGGCGATCGCCTATCCCAGCGTATTGGCGGGTTTTGCGGTCTGCGTGGTGGCGGCGCTGATGATCTTTGTCGTCCCCAAGGTGGTCGAGCAGTTCGATACGGTGGGGCAAACCCTGCCGCTGCTGACGCGGATCGTCATGGGAATATCGGCTTTCCTCGCGGCCTGGTGGTGGCTGCTGCTGATCCTCATGGCGCTGGCGGGCGTTGGCGCGTGGCGGGCCTTGAAGGTGGAAAGCATCCGTTTTCGTTTCGATGGCGCGCTGCTGCGCTTGCCGGTGATCGGCCGCCTGATCCGCGACTTGCACGCCGCGCGAATGGCGCGCACCCTGTCGACCATGGTGGCAAGCCGCCTGCCGTTGATGGAGGGCCTGTCGCTGACCGCCAGCACCGTTCATAATCGCGTGCTGCGTCGCGCATCCGACGACATTGTCGAGGCCATCCGTGGCGGCGGCAGCCTGTCGGCGGCGTTGCGGCGGGCGGGCGTTTTCCCGCCGCTGCTGGTCTATCTGGCGGCGAGCGGCGAGGCCGCCGGGCGGCTGGACACGATGCTGGAACGCGCGGCCGATTATCTGGAGCGCGAGTTCGATACCTTTACCGGCGCGGCGCTGGCGATGCTGGAGCCGATCATCATCATATTGATGGGGGCGATCGTCGCCGTCATCATTCTGTCGATCCTGCTGCCGATCCTGCAACTGCAAAGCCTTACAGGTGCCTGA
- the gspG gene encoding type II secretion system major pseudopilin GspG: MERRSAEHGFGFSKRSAEHGFTPVRRSAEHGFTLVELMVVIVIIGLLATIVAINVIPATDTARVEKAKADISTIEQALEQYRLDNLTYPSGTDGLQALLSPPASLTQPQRYRRGGYIKKLPDDPWGRPYRYSVPGRKGAFDIASMGADGQPGGEADNADLYSSEL, from the coding sequence ATGGAACGTCGTTCCGCCGAACACGGCTTCGGTTTCTCGAAGCGTTCCGCCGAACACGGCTTCACGCCCGTGAGGCGTTCCGCCGAACACGGCTTCACGCTTGTCGAACTGATGGTCGTCATCGTCATCATCGGCCTGCTGGCGACGATCGTGGCGATCAACGTCATCCCCGCGACCGATACCGCGCGGGTAGAGAAGGCGAAGGCGGACATCTCCACGATCGAGCAGGCGCTGGAACAATATCGGCTGGATAACCTGACCTATCCATCGGGTACGGACGGGTTGCAGGCACTGCTCAGTCCACCCGCGTCGCTCACTCAGCCACAGCGTTACCGCCGGGGCGGCTATATCAAGAAGCTGCCGGATGATCCCTGGGGCCGTCCTTATCGGTATAGCGTACCGGGCCGAAAGGGCGCGTTCGACATCGCGTCGATGGGCGCGGACGGGCAGCCGGGCGGGGAAGCGGACAATGCGGACCTTTATTCCAGCGAGCTTTGA
- a CDS encoding GspH/FimT family pseudopilin — translation MRTFIPASFDRSAEHGFTLLELMVVITIIGFVSAAVVLAIPDPRGRVIEDADRFAARVAAARDEAIVTARPVGLWVSPSGYGFQRREGGAWVPIEEKPFLTTDWKGGTRAVTGRDEATQMAFDSTGLPSDPLTVTLTRDGERVSVSVDMSGKVAVGG, via the coding sequence ATGCGGACCTTTATTCCAGCGAGCTTTGACCGTTCCGCCGAACACGGCTTCACGCTGCTCGAACTGATGGTCGTCATCACGATCATCGGCTTCGTCTCGGCAGCCGTCGTGCTGGCGATCCCCGATCCGCGCGGACGCGTGATCGAGGATGCCGATCGCTTCGCCGCGCGCGTTGCCGCCGCCCGCGACGAAGCGATCGTCACCGCGCGCCCTGTGGGGCTGTGGGTCTCGCCCAGCGGCTATGGCTTCCAGCGCCGTGAGGGCGGGGCGTGGGTGCCGATCGAGGAAAAGCCCTTCCTCACGACCGACTGGAAAGGCGGGACGCGTGCGGTGACGGGCCGGGATGAAGCGACGCAGATGGCCTTCGATTCGACAGGCCTGCCGAGCGATCCGCTGACCGTGACGCTGACCCGCGATGGGGAGCGGGTGTCGGTATCGGTCGACATGAGCGGAAAGGTCGCGGTGGGTGGCTGA
- the gspI gene encoding type II secretion system minor pseudopilin GspI, whose amino-acid sequence MSLRRSAQQGFTLLEMLVALAVFSLAALALVRLQGVTLRTAADLDAKTLGQIVARNIMVETQTDVQPPAMGEAQGDVTNGGRQWHWTRTVKATDDKRLVQVDVTVEPQGGGGSPSVLSFVRVAE is encoded by the coding sequence ATGTCTTTGCGACGTTCCGCCCAACAGGGCTTCACGCTGCTGGAAATGCTCGTTGCGTTGGCCGTGTTCAGCCTTGCGGCGTTGGCGCTGGTGCGGCTTCAGGGGGTGACGTTGCGGACGGCGGCGGACCTTGATGCCAAGACGCTGGGGCAGATCGTCGCGCGCAATATCATGGTGGAGACGCAGACCGATGTGCAGCCGCCCGCAATGGGTGAAGCGCAGGGCGATGTGACCAATGGCGGCCGACAATGGCACTGGACCCGCACTGTAAAGGCGACTGATGACAAACGGTTGGTGCAGGTCGATGTGACGGTCGAGCCGCAGGGCGGCGGCGGATCGCCCAGCGTGCTGAGTTTCGTGCGGGTGGCGGAATGA